A genomic window from Streptomyces brevispora includes:
- a CDS encoding ABC transporter ATP-binding protein — protein sequence MPVGGPTGGHVLRRAIRGQRRRVVTASLLGTVHQGCEALVPVVIGAAIDTAVATGSSQALLRWLLVLAGLFLVLSNCYRTSARLAEGAGEHAAHRLRMELGARVLDPRGGADANRLPGALTSIATNDARRVGSVATVLAYGVAATSALVISSVALLRISVPLGLLVLLGIPPLLWLGHRISRPLERRSETEQERAAHASGVAADLVAGLRVLKGMGAESAAVARYRTTSQDSLAAALRAARSRAGHEGAVLSLTGVFIAVIGIVGACLAMRGSISIGDLVAAVGLAQFLLGPFQLLTYVNAEFAQGRASARRIAEVLESPVAVEGGESAVSDASAGHLRLSGVRLGSLRGVDLDIRPGELIAVVTADPAAAADLLLCLARERDPADGLIELDGVPLTELAPDGLRRAVLVAHHDADLFETSLLDNVRAGARADGAPVDRALAASAADEVARLLPGGGDTVLAERGRSLSGGQRQRVALARALAADSSVLVLHDPTTAVDTVTESRIAARLREVRHGRTTVLITTSPALLAVTDRVVVLDGGTVTADGHHSELVAGDERYRAAVLA from the coding sequence ATGCCAGTTGGAGGACCGACCGGGGGGCACGTCCTCCGCAGGGCGATCAGAGGGCAGCGGCGGCGAGTCGTCACCGCGTCCCTGCTCGGCACGGTGCACCAGGGCTGTGAGGCCCTGGTGCCCGTCGTCATCGGCGCGGCCATCGACACGGCGGTGGCCACCGGCTCCTCCCAGGCGCTGCTGCGTTGGCTCCTGGTGCTCGCGGGGCTGTTCCTGGTGCTGTCGAACTGCTACCGCACGAGCGCCCGGCTCGCCGAGGGTGCGGGGGAACACGCCGCGCACCGGCTCCGGATGGAGCTCGGCGCCCGGGTGCTCGATCCGCGCGGCGGCGCCGACGCCAACCGGCTGCCCGGCGCGCTCACCAGCATCGCCACCAATGACGCCCGCCGGGTGGGTTCGGTGGCGACCGTCCTGGCGTACGGGGTCGCGGCGACCTCCGCACTGGTGATCAGCTCGGTGGCGCTGCTGAGGATCTCCGTCCCGCTCGGACTGCTCGTCCTGCTGGGCATCCCGCCGCTGCTGTGGCTCGGCCACCGCATCAGCCGGCCGCTCGAACGACGCAGCGAGACCGAGCAGGAACGGGCCGCGCACGCCTCGGGTGTCGCCGCCGACCTGGTCGCCGGACTGCGTGTGCTCAAGGGCATGGGCGCCGAGTCGGCCGCCGTGGCCCGCTACCGCACCACCAGCCAGGACTCGCTCGCCGCGGCACTGCGGGCGGCCCGCAGCCGGGCCGGTCACGAGGGCGCCGTTCTCTCCCTGACGGGCGTCTTCATCGCGGTCATCGGCATCGTGGGCGCCTGTCTCGCCATGCGCGGCAGCATCAGCATCGGCGACCTGGTCGCGGCGGTGGGCCTGGCGCAGTTCCTCCTCGGTCCGTTCCAGCTGCTCACCTATGTCAACGCCGAGTTCGCCCAGGGCCGTGCCTCCGCACGCCGGATCGCCGAGGTGCTGGAGTCACCCGTGGCCGTCGAGGGCGGGGAGTCGGCGGTGTCCGACGCATCCGCCGGGCATCTGCGCCTGAGCGGAGTCCGGCTCGGCTCGCTCCGCGGGGTCGATCTCGACATCCGGCCGGGCGAACTGATCGCGGTGGTCACCGCGGATCCGGCCGCCGCGGCCGATCTGCTGCTCTGCCTGGCCAGGGAGCGGGACCCGGCCGACGGGCTGATCGAGCTCGACGGCGTACCGCTGACCGAACTCGCCCCCGACGGGCTGCGCCGCGCCGTCCTGGTCGCCCACCACGACGCCGACCTGTTCGAGACCAGCCTGCTGGACAACGTACGGGCAGGTGCCCGCGCCGACGGGGCCCCGGTCGACCGGGCCCTGGCCGCGTCGGCAGCGGACGAGGTCGCCCGGCTGCTGCCCGGAGGCGGCGACACCGTGCTCGCCGAACGCGGCCGGTCCCTCTCCGGCGGGCAACGCCAGCGCGTCGCGCTCGCCCGGGCGCTCGCCGCCGACAGCTCCGTACTGGTGCTGCACGACCCGACCACCGCCGTGGACACCGTCACCGAGTCCCGTATCGCCGCCAGGCTGCGGGAGGTCCGCCACGGGCGCACCACCGTGCTGATCACGACCAGCCCCGCCCTCCTCGCGGTCACCGACCGGGTGGTGGTCCTCGACGGGGGCACCGTGACCGCGGACGGCCACCACAGCGAACTCGTCGCCGGTGACGAGCGGTACCGGGCGGCGGTGCTCGCATGA
- a CDS encoding ABC transporter ATP-binding protein produces MTSTYEDRTEETDPRAEEEGNAAMSTPGADRALLPTASGAESLAALRTMLRGHRRLTAAAVTVLVAGTGIGLLTAPLLGHIVDLVVERRGTRALVVPLVLLIVVALVRGAATAAGSTLVARLGETVLAAVREQFIERALRLPLERVEAAGSGDLVSRVTSDVSLIAKSVRQALPEFTRSALTIVLTFVGLAVLDWRFLMAALLAVPVQVLSVRWYLSRAAPVYAEHRIATGALQHQLLDSVGGVRTVRAFRLNRAHTALLEQRSASARDLALGGIHIVTGFFSRLNLAEYIGLATMLGTGFLLVDNGSVSIGTATAAALYFHSLFNPVNATLFLIDDAQSAGAGFARLVGLSKLPAEQSAPGDRAPADGSVKVSALSYAYGAGDPVLRKVDLEVRDGERVALVGASGAGKTTLAKVIAGVHEPHGGTISLGGVDVAELGAAGVRRAVTLISQEVHVFAGPLAEDLRLARPEATDEEVRAALSRVGALEWAQALADGLDTVVGEGGHRLTVTQAQHLALARLVLADPPIAILDEATADAGSAGARVLEEAALRALEGRTGLMVAHRLPQAATADRVVVLDEGRVVETGSHDELVAAGGRYAALWEAWSDSRREPVDAQ; encoded by the coding sequence ATGACATCCACGTACGAAGACCGCACGGAAGAGACGGACCCGCGCGCAGAGGAAGAGGGGAATGCGGCCATGAGCACACCCGGTGCGGACCGCGCGCTGCTGCCGACGGCGAGCGGTGCGGAGAGCCTGGCGGCGCTGCGCACCATGCTGCGCGGCCACCGGCGGCTGACCGCGGCCGCCGTCACCGTCCTGGTCGCCGGGACCGGAATCGGTCTGCTGACCGCTCCCCTGCTCGGCCACATCGTCGACCTGGTGGTGGAGCGGCGGGGGACGCGGGCGCTGGTGGTACCACTGGTGCTGCTCATCGTGGTGGCGCTGGTGCGCGGCGCGGCCACCGCGGCCGGCAGTACGCTCGTGGCCCGGCTCGGCGAGACCGTACTCGCCGCCGTGCGCGAGCAGTTCATCGAACGGGCGCTGCGGCTGCCGCTGGAGCGCGTCGAGGCGGCCGGTTCGGGAGATCTGGTCTCCCGGGTCACCAGCGATGTCTCCCTGATCGCGAAGTCGGTGCGCCAGGCGCTGCCCGAGTTCACCCGCTCCGCGCTCACCATCGTGCTGACCTTCGTCGGACTCGCCGTGCTGGACTGGCGGTTCCTGATGGCGGCGCTGCTCGCGGTGCCGGTGCAGGTGCTGTCCGTGCGCTGGTACCTGAGCCGGGCCGCCCCGGTGTACGCCGAGCACCGCATCGCGACCGGTGCGCTCCAGCACCAGCTGCTCGACAGTGTCGGCGGGGTGCGTACGGTACGTGCCTTCCGGCTGAACCGTGCGCACACCGCCCTGCTGGAGCAGCGCTCCGCGTCGGCGCGGGACCTCGCGCTGGGCGGCATCCACATCGTCACCGGCTTCTTCTCGCGGCTGAACCTGGCCGAGTACATCGGGCTGGCCACCATGCTCGGCACGGGTTTCCTGCTGGTGGACAACGGGTCGGTGAGCATCGGTACGGCCACCGCCGCCGCGCTGTACTTCCACAGCCTCTTCAACCCGGTCAACGCCACGCTGTTCCTCATCGACGACGCGCAGTCGGCGGGCGCCGGCTTCGCCCGGCTCGTCGGCCTGTCCAAACTGCCGGCCGAACAGAGCGCCCCGGGCGACCGCGCCCCCGCGGACGGTTCGGTGAAGGTGAGCGCGCTCAGCTACGCCTACGGCGCGGGGGATCCGGTGCTGCGGAAGGTCGATCTGGAGGTGCGCGACGGGGAGCGGGTGGCGCTGGTGGGCGCCAGTGGCGCCGGCAAGACCACGCTGGCCAAGGTCATCGCGGGCGTCCACGAGCCGCACGGCGGGACCATCTCGCTCGGCGGGGTCGATGTGGCCGAACTGGGCGCGGCGGGGGTGCGGCGTGCGGTGACGCTGATCAGCCAGGAGGTGCACGTGTTCGCGGGCCCGCTGGCCGAGGACCTGCGCCTCGCCCGCCCTGAGGCCACCGACGAGGAGGTGCGCGCGGCCCTGTCCCGGGTCGGCGCCCTGGAGTGGGCCCAGGCGCTGGCGGACGGTCTGGACACGGTCGTGGGCGAGGGCGGCCACCGGCTGACGGTGACCCAGGCGCAGCATCTGGCGCTGGCCCGGCTGGTCCTCGCGGACCCGCCGATCGCGATCCTCGACGAGGCCACCGCCGACGCGGGCAGTGCGGGCGCGCGGGTCCTGGAGGAGGCGGCTCTGCGGGCGCTGGAGGGGCGTACGGGGCTGATGGTCGCGCACCGGCTCCCCCAGGCGGCGACCGCCGACCGCGTCGTCGTCCTCGACGAGGGCAGGGTCGTGGAGACCGGCAGCCATGACGAACTCGTCGCGGCGGGCGGCCGGTACGCAGCGCTGTGGGAGGCGTGGTCCGACAGCCGCCGGGAGCCGGTGGACGCGCAGTGA
- a CDS encoding alcohol dehydrogenase catalytic domain-containing protein, with the protein MSAATFRTAVVRIPNGPDSIEIIDVPVAEPGPDQIRVAIAAATVNPTDLGVAAGFFHTIGLVQQPEHTGLGWEFTGVVDAAGPGVDLALGTRVAGLVVGFDRDYGTYAEQIVVAAADVAPVPDGLDLLAAATVPLNGLAAAQIVDLLGDAPAGAARLLVTGAAGTVGANVAVLARERGWRVTGLARADDEEFVRGLGADFTTHAEPAWDAVVDPAQLNDRAIALVRDGGAYVGLRPGLEPPAERGISVTSVVTAFDRTRLAGLLARAAAGELPVRVHAVVSLDRAPEAHRATAKGGLRGRYVICP; encoded by the coding sequence ATGAGTGCTGCTACTTTCCGCACCGCAGTCGTCCGCATCCCGAACGGGCCCGACTCGATCGAGATCATCGACGTGCCCGTCGCCGAGCCCGGCCCCGACCAGATCCGCGTCGCCATCGCCGCTGCGACGGTCAACCCCACCGATCTCGGCGTCGCAGCGGGCTTCTTCCACACGATCGGGCTGGTCCAGCAGCCCGAACACACCGGCCTGGGTTGGGAGTTCACCGGCGTCGTGGACGCGGCCGGGCCGGGCGTCGACCTGGCCCTCGGCACCCGGGTGGCCGGCCTGGTGGTCGGCTTCGACCGCGACTACGGCACTTACGCCGAGCAGATCGTGGTCGCAGCGGCCGACGTCGCCCCGGTCCCCGACGGGCTGGACCTACTGGCCGCGGCCACGGTCCCCCTCAACGGGCTGGCCGCCGCGCAGATCGTCGACCTGCTCGGCGACGCGCCCGCCGGGGCCGCCCGGCTGCTGGTGACCGGCGCCGCGGGTACGGTCGGAGCGAACGTCGCCGTCCTCGCCAGGGAACGCGGCTGGCGGGTGACCGGGCTCGCCCGCGCCGACGACGAGGAGTTCGTCCGCGGCCTCGGCGCCGACTTCACCACGCACGCCGAGCCGGCGTGGGACGCAGTCGTCGACCCCGCACAACTCAATGACCGGGCCATCGCGCTGGTCCGCGACGGCGGCGCCTACGTCGGCCTGCGGCCCGGCCTCGAACCCCCGGCCGAGCGTGGGATCTCGGTCACCTCCGTGGTCACCGCTTTCGACCGCACACGACTGGCCGGCCTCCTCGCCCGCGCCGCCGCGGGCGAACTGCCGGTCCGTGTGCACGCGGTCGTCTCCCTGGACCGGGCCCCCGAAGCCCACCGGGCCACCGCCAAGGGCGGCCTCCGCGGCCGCTACGTCATCTGCCCCTGA
- the argB gene encoding acetylglutamate kinase, with product MTLPREPQRRVLVVKFGGNAMVDAPLQEMFARDVVELWHAGLHPVVVHGGGPQISAMLDRLGLEVRFEAGLRVTTEETLDVVRMVLTGRVQRELVGAINAHGPFAVGLSGEDAHTMTAVRRPGLVNGLPVDIGLVGDVVDVAPDTVRSLLELGRIPVVSPLARGTEGQVYNVNADLAASALAVALGAERLVMLTDVEGLYADWPCSTEVIARLTAAELEGLLPGLASGMLPKMEGCLRAVRAGVGRAQVLDGRVPHAVLRAVLDEKSPGTTVVPDA from the coding sequence ATGACCCTGCCAAGGGAGCCACAGCGCCGGGTGCTGGTGGTCAAGTTCGGCGGCAACGCCATGGTGGACGCCCCCCTCCAGGAGATGTTCGCGCGCGACGTCGTGGAGCTGTGGCACGCCGGCCTGCACCCTGTGGTGGTGCACGGCGGAGGCCCGCAGATCAGCGCGATGCTCGACCGGCTCGGCCTGGAGGTCCGCTTCGAGGCCGGTCTGCGGGTGACCACCGAGGAGACCCTCGACGTGGTGCGGATGGTGCTGACCGGACGGGTCCAGCGGGAGCTGGTCGGTGCGATCAACGCACATGGGCCCTTCGCCGTGGGCCTGTCGGGCGAGGACGCCCACACCATGACCGCGGTGCGCCGTCCGGGCCTGGTGAACGGGCTGCCGGTGGACATCGGCCTGGTCGGCGACGTCGTGGACGTGGCACCGGACACCGTCCGTTCGCTGCTGGAACTGGGCCGCATACCGGTGGTGTCACCCCTCGCGCGCGGAACCGAGGGTCAGGTCTACAACGTCAACGCCGATCTCGCGGCGTCGGCCCTGGCGGTCGCCCTCGGGGCGGAGCGGCTGGTGATGCTCACCGATGTCGAGGGGCTGTACGCGGACTGGCCCTGCAGCACCGAGGTCATCGCGCGCCTGACGGCAGCGGAGCTGGAGGGCCTGCTGCCGGGGCTGGCGTCCGGGATGCTCCCCAAGATGGAGGGCTGCCTGCGGGCGGTCCGCGCCGGGGTGGGTCGGGCGCAGGTCCTGGACGGCCGGGTGCCGCACGCGGTACTGCGCGCTGTCCTGGACGAGAAGAGCCCCGGAACCACCGTCGTCCCGGATGCGTGA
- a CDS encoding DUF4267 domain-containing protein translates to MTKNRLATVLAALGGLFLLYIGAVFLLTPQTSVVGYGLPAWPHDQGEGILVAKGMRDIGFGLVILALLLAGQRKALGLAMAAMTVVPVGDMVNVLNEGGPAATAYCVHGLTAAAVAVTAGLLLRERPAAA, encoded by the coding sequence ATGACCAAGAACCGCCTCGCCACCGTCCTCGCCGCCCTCGGCGGCCTGTTCCTCCTCTACATCGGGGCCGTCTTCCTCCTCACCCCGCAGACGTCGGTCGTTGGTTACGGACTGCCGGCCTGGCCGCACGACCAGGGGGAGGGAATCCTGGTGGCCAAGGGCATGCGAGACATCGGCTTCGGACTGGTGATACTCGCGCTGCTGCTGGCCGGGCAGCGCAAGGCGCTCGGGCTGGCGATGGCGGCCATGACCGTCGTCCCGGTCGGCGACATGGTGAACGTGCTGAACGAAGGGGGCCCGGCGGCGACCGCGTACTGCGTCCACGGGCTGACCGCGGCCGCGGTCGCCGTGACCGCGGGCCTGCTGCTGCGCGAGCGGCCGGCAGCCGCTTGA
- a CDS encoding GNAT family N-acetyltransferase has product MITATPRPAAALTHTPHAPRPDVLGVRQARPEDAAALVALSEPFVRSGALRERPSHVYAARAADFLVAEEPDGALSGCLALRVDPEADDGTTGAGVLYNFCVARQRQGSGLGARLLGTALARARAQSLGALFTATTGSGRLFLRHGFAPVLPGLAPRAWVCTLDPRRGARVLARAL; this is encoded by the coding sequence TTGATCACGGCCACGCCGCGCCCCGCCGCCGCGCTGACGCACACCCCTCACGCACCCCGCCCCGACGTGCTCGGGGTGCGCCAGGCGCGCCCAGAGGACGCCGCCGCCCTCGTCGCACTCTCCGAGCCGTTCGTCCGCTCAGGGGCGCTGCGCGAACGGCCCTCCCACGTCTACGCTGCCCGCGCGGCCGACTTCCTGGTTGCGGAGGAACCCGATGGTGCCCTGAGCGGCTGTCTCGCACTGCGCGTCGACCCCGAAGCGGATGACGGCACAACGGGCGCAGGGGTCCTCTACAACTTCTGTGTCGCCCGGCAGCGACAGGGCAGCGGCCTGGGCGCGCGGCTGCTGGGTACGGCACTTGCCAGGGCTCGGGCGCAGTCGCTGGGGGCCCTGTTCACCGCGACGACCGGCAGCGGGCGGCTCTTCCTCCGCCATGGCTTCGCGCCGGTCCTCCCGGGTCTGGCTCCACGCGCCTGGGTGTGCACCCTGGACCCCCGGCGGGGTGCGCGCGTTCTCGCCCGCGCGCTGTGA
- a CDS encoding FecCD family ABC transporter permease, protein MSVETRTAPEDRAVEPVVPRPGRTANTLRGLGLLASLGALVLVGLLSVWVGTRGIPFTATWSVLWHPDGSETSIIIHDYRIPRTLLGLLVGMALGLSGALMQALTRNPLADPGILGISLGASAGVVVAVAFLGVGSVLGYVWFAFLGAAVAAVAVYLLGSSGRTLATPDRLVVAGAAMTAVLYAFNSAVLLLNPRAFDEYRFWTVGSLSGRYYDVIHVILPFIAVGLLIALGLAPSLNALAMGDQLGRALGLNVGRTRVLGAVAVMLLCGAATAAAGPIGFVGLAVPHVARFVVGPDQRWVLTYSMLLAPVLLIGADVLGRVLGAPGEVQVGIITAFLGAPLFIALCRRRKLVML, encoded by the coding sequence TTGTCGGTCGAAACCCGGACGGCTCCCGAGGACCGGGCCGTCGAACCCGTCGTTCCCCGGCCGGGCCGGACCGCGAACACCCTGCGGGGCCTGGGGCTGCTCGCGTCGCTGGGCGCCCTGGTCCTGGTCGGACTGCTCAGCGTGTGGGTGGGCACCCGCGGCATCCCGTTCACCGCCACCTGGAGCGTGCTCTGGCACCCCGACGGCTCCGAGACCTCGATCATCATCCATGACTACCGCATCCCCAGGACGCTCCTGGGACTGCTCGTGGGCATGGCCCTCGGCCTGTCCGGCGCACTGATGCAGGCCCTGACCCGCAACCCGCTCGCCGACCCGGGAATCCTCGGCATCAGCCTGGGCGCCTCCGCCGGAGTCGTCGTGGCCGTCGCCTTCCTCGGAGTGGGCTCCGTCCTCGGCTACGTGTGGTTCGCCTTCCTCGGCGCGGCCGTCGCCGCGGTCGCCGTCTACCTGCTCGGCTCATCGGGCCGCACCCTGGCCACACCCGACCGGCTGGTCGTGGCCGGAGCGGCGATGACCGCGGTGCTGTACGCCTTCAACTCGGCCGTGCTGCTGCTCAACCCGCGCGCCTTCGACGAGTACCGCTTCTGGACGGTGGGTTCCCTGTCGGGCCGGTACTACGACGTCATCCACGTCATCCTGCCGTTCATCGCCGTGGGACTCCTGATCGCCCTCGGGCTCGCCCCCTCGCTCAACGCCCTCGCGATGGGCGACCAGCTCGGCCGCGCCCTCGGCCTGAACGTCGGCCGCACCCGGGTGCTGGGCGCCGTTGCCGTCATGCTGCTGTGCGGCGCCGCCACCGCGGCGGCCGGACCGATCGGCTTCGTCGGGCTGGCGGTGCCGCACGTCGCCCGGTTCGTCGTCGGCCCCGACCAGCGGTGGGTGCTGACGTACTCGATGCTGCTCGCCCCCGTCCTGCTGATCGGCGCCGACGTCCTCGGACGGGTGCTCGGGGCACCTGGCGAGGTCCAGGTCGGGATCATCACCGCGTTCCTCGGGGCACCGCTGTTCATCGCCCTGTGCCGCCGCCGAAAGCTGGTCATGCTGTGA
- a CDS encoding winged helix-turn-helix transcriptional regulator encodes MSTRTAAQHRAEAKTSYNAFMAGCPSRQLLDRISDKWVALILAALGSDGPHRPGVDHEDGPRSMRFSELSRRLAGASQKMLTQTLRSLEADGLVTRTVTPTVPVTVTYELTELGLSLNSVMADLKDWAETHMSDVLAHREEHHRAAAEQ; translated from the coding sequence ATGTCGACACGGACGGCGGCCCAGCACCGGGCCGAGGCGAAGACGAGCTACAACGCGTTCATGGCGGGCTGCCCCAGCCGCCAGCTCCTCGACAGGATCTCCGACAAGTGGGTCGCGTTGATCCTCGCGGCGCTCGGCAGCGACGGCCCGCACCGTCCCGGGGTCGACCACGAGGACGGGCCCCGTTCGATGCGCTTCTCCGAACTGTCCCGTCGGCTCGCGGGCGCCAGCCAGAAGATGCTCACCCAGACCCTGCGCTCCCTGGAAGCCGACGGCCTGGTCACCCGTACCGTCACGCCCACCGTGCCCGTCACCGTCACCTACGAGCTCACCGAACTCGGTCTGTCCCTGAACAGCGTCATGGCCGACCTCAAGGACTGGGCCGAAACGCACATGTCCGACGTACTCGCCCACCGCGAGGAACACCACCGTGCCGCAGCCGAACAATGA
- a CDS encoding ABC transporter ATP-binding protein — protein sequence MPGTQPTGAARLRAEDLTLSYEQRTVVSSLDVEIPDRSFTVIIGPNACGKSTLLKALARMLKPRSGQVYLDGAGIAAYRSREVARRLGLLPQSSTAPGGITVGDLVARGRYPHQGMLKQWSADDETAVLEAMRQTGVLDLADRPVDDLSGGQRQRVWLSMVLAQQTSILLLDEPTTFLDIAHQVEVLDLCADLHARKGHTVVAVLHDLNQACRYATHLIVMRPGGTIAAEGDPATVMTAELVEDVFGLPCRIIDDPETGTPLMVPAAPQRYVPEDLAARSTGPGVSAGSVMAESGRGVG from the coding sequence ATGCCCGGGACACAGCCGACGGGGGCCGCGCGGCTGCGGGCCGAGGACCTGACACTGTCCTACGAGCAGCGGACCGTGGTCAGTTCGCTCGACGTGGAGATCCCCGACCGCTCCTTCACCGTGATCATCGGGCCGAACGCCTGCGGGAAGTCCACACTCCTCAAGGCGCTCGCCCGGATGCTCAAACCCCGCTCCGGGCAGGTGTATCTCGACGGCGCAGGCATCGCCGCATACCGCTCGCGCGAGGTCGCCCGCCGACTGGGCCTGCTCCCGCAGTCCTCGACCGCGCCCGGCGGCATCACCGTGGGGGACCTGGTGGCGCGGGGCCGCTATCCGCACCAGGGAATGCTGAAGCAGTGGTCCGCCGACGACGAGACGGCCGTTCTGGAGGCGATGCGGCAGACCGGTGTACTGGACCTCGCCGACCGCCCGGTCGACGACCTCTCCGGCGGCCAGCGCCAGCGGGTCTGGCTCTCCATGGTGCTGGCGCAGCAGACCTCCATCCTGCTCCTGGACGAGCCCACCACCTTCCTCGACATCGCCCACCAGGTCGAAGTCCTCGACCTCTGCGCCGACTTGCACGCCCGCAAGGGGCACACCGTCGTGGCGGTGCTGCACGACCTCAACCAGGCGTGCCGTTACGCCACCCACCTCATCGTGATGCGGCCCGGCGGCACGATCGCGGCCGAGGGCGACCCGGCCACCGTCATGACCGCCGAACTGGTCGAGGACGTGTTCGGGCTGCCTTGCCGGATCATCGACGACCCGGAGACCGGCACACCCCTGATGGTCCCGGCCGCGCCACAGCGGTACGTGCCCGAGGACCTCGCGGCCCGGAGCACGGGCCCCGGCGTTTCGGCCGGCTCCGTGATGGCCGAGTCCGGCCGGGGCGTGGGCTGA
- a CDS encoding FecCD family ABC transporter permease — protein MSAVREKGPSGAGSYPDRAGTGTGGPRVVGGLVLRTGKGGLSLRVQGRVLVVTAVMLVALVAVALVTLTTGDFELSVGEVLRALLGHGSGGADFIVNTLRMPRLLTAMCVGAALAVSGAVLQSLTGNSLGSPDIIGFTNGSAVGALLVIIVLHGSMTQIAVGALIGGLATAAAMYLLMLGRGLQGFRLVVVGIGVSALLLAVNSYLITRATWQEALEAQAWLIGSLTNRGWQQANTIGIAVLVLLPPAFFLARRLSMVEMGDVTAMALGVDVTRTRALLLVIGVALAAFATAVTGPIWFIALAAPQLARRLTRASGPALAPAALMGALLLAASDLLAQRLFAPSLLPVGTATGTIGGLYLIWLLITESRKSRA, from the coding sequence GTGAGTGCCGTACGCGAGAAGGGCCCCTCCGGCGCCGGGAGTTACCCGGACCGGGCCGGTACGGGCACCGGGGGGCCGCGGGTCGTCGGCGGACTGGTGCTGCGCACCGGGAAGGGCGGGCTGTCCCTACGGGTCCAGGGGCGCGTCCTCGTGGTGACGGCCGTGATGCTCGTCGCGCTCGTCGCGGTCGCGCTCGTCACCCTCACCACCGGCGACTTCGAACTCTCCGTCGGCGAAGTCCTGCGCGCCCTGTTGGGCCACGGCTCCGGCGGCGCCGACTTCATCGTCAACACCCTTCGTATGCCACGCCTGTTGACCGCGATGTGCGTGGGCGCGGCCCTCGCGGTCAGCGGGGCCGTACTGCAGAGCCTGACCGGCAACTCCCTCGGCAGCCCGGACATCATCGGCTTCACCAACGGCTCGGCCGTCGGGGCGCTCCTCGTCATCATCGTGCTGCACGGCAGCATGACCCAGATCGCGGTGGGCGCGCTGATCGGCGGCCTCGCCACCGCCGCCGCCATGTACCTCCTCATGCTGGGCAGAGGACTCCAGGGCTTCCGGCTGGTCGTCGTCGGCATCGGTGTCAGCGCACTGCTGCTCGCCGTCAACTCGTACCTGATCACCCGGGCGACCTGGCAGGAGGCACTGGAGGCGCAGGCGTGGCTGATCGGCAGCCTCACCAACCGGGGCTGGCAGCAGGCGAACACCATCGGCATCGCCGTCCTGGTCCTGCTCCCGCCCGCCTTCTTCCTCGCCCGCCGGCTCTCCATGGTCGAGATGGGTGACGTCACGGCCATGGCGCTCGGCGTCGATGTGACGCGTACCCGGGCGCTGCTGCTCGTGATCGGCGTCGCGCTCGCCGCCTTCGCCACGGCCGTCACCGGACCCATCTGGTTCATCGCACTGGCGGCACCCCAGCTCGCCCGGCGGCTGACCCGGGCATCGGGCCCCGCACTGGCCCCCGCCGCACTCATGGGCGCCCTGCTGCTGGCCGCGAGCGACCTGCTGGCTCAGCGCCTCTTCGCCCCTTCGCTGCTCCCGGTGGGTACGGCGACCGGCACCATCGGGGGGCTGTACCTCATCTGGCTGCTGATCACCGAGTCGCGAAAGAGCCGCGCATGA
- a CDS encoding MbtH family protein, which yields MTTNPFEDPQGTFLVLVNDENQHSLWPDFAEVPAGWRTIFGADTREACLAHVEAHWTDLRPASLAALQE from the coding sequence ATGACGACCAACCCGTTCGAGGACCCCCAGGGCACCTTCCTGGTCCTGGTCAACGACGAGAACCAGCACTCGCTGTGGCCCGACTTCGCCGAGGTGCCGGCCGGCTGGCGGACCATCTTCGGCGCGGACACCCGGGAGGCGTGCCTCGCCCATGTGGAGGCCCACTGGACGGACCTGCGACCGGCGAGCCTCGCCGCCCTCCAGGAGTGA